One Niabella beijingensis DNA window includes the following coding sequences:
- a CDS encoding O-methyltransferase has protein sequence MVYSPLIAASKYFNYYIHASNSKGHGMHSPFVFEFITRVMNDFTRYPDYDKVESLRRKLKKDPAVLIVDDFGAGSAKTKSSARKVASIAKNAAKPAKFGQLMYRMVRHYGAKHILEMGTSLGITTAYLAAAAPDARVITMEGAPAVADLARSNFADLGLKNIELVEGNFDDTLPAVLEKMPKLDLVFLDGNHRQEPTERYFRQLLPHTHEETLLIFDDIHWSSGMEAAWKTVVSDAAVTCDIDLFYIGIVSFRKAFKEKQQFAIRF, from the coding sequence TTGGTCTATTCTCCGTTAATTGCTGCATCGAAATATTTCAATTATTATATCCATGCTTCCAACAGCAAAGGACATGGAATGCATTCTCCTTTTGTGTTTGAGTTCATCACGCGGGTGATGAATGATTTTACCCGTTATCCGGATTATGACAAAGTGGAATCCCTGCGCCGGAAACTAAAAAAAGACCCTGCGGTGCTTATCGTGGATGATTTTGGTGCCGGTTCCGCCAAAACAAAATCAAGTGCCCGTAAAGTGGCATCTATTGCAAAAAATGCAGCCAAGCCTGCCAAGTTCGGACAACTCATGTATCGGATGGTCCGTCATTACGGTGCTAAGCACATACTGGAAATGGGGACTTCCCTTGGTATTACCACGGCATACCTGGCTGCAGCCGCGCCGGACGCAAGGGTCATTACGATGGAGGGCGCACCGGCAGTGGCGGATCTGGCCCGGAGTAATTTTGCTGATCTGGGCCTGAAGAACATCGAACTGGTGGAGGGGAATTTTGATGATACCCTTCCGGCAGTGCTGGAAAAAATGCCGAAGCTGGATCTTGTTTTCCTGGATGGCAATCACCGCCAGGAGCCTACGGAACGTTATTTCAGGCAGCTGTTGCCGCATACGCATGAAGAAACCCTGCTGATCTTCGATGATATTCACTGGAGCAGCGGAATGGAAGCCGCCTGGAAAACAGTGGTGTCGGATGCCGCGGTGACCTGTGACATCGACCTGTTCTATATCGGTATTGTAAGTTTCCGGAAAGCATTTAAGGAAAAGCAACAATTTGCGATCCGGTTCTAA
- a CDS encoding methyltransferase RsmF C-terminal domain-like protein, with protein MQLPSAFITSLRGLPGFDEAAFLQVHTSGEKITSVRINPSKTDHLPIHVNSIPVPWTRYGFYLSERPPFTFDPLFHAGCYYVQEASSMFLEQALLQTTDCSQPLKVLDLCAAPGGKTTHLQSLLHPESLLVSNEVIRSRAAVLRDNVIKWGAENIAVTNNDPKDFEALPGFFDVVVVDAPCSGSGLFRRDEEAIDEWSENNVALCSQRQQRILADVLPALKEDGILIYSTCSYSEEEDEVLLKWLTETAGLEGLELKTEETWNIVPARSGNAFGYRFWPHLLKGEGFFIGVFRKKSTAAALGKYRASTKALPAKETAPLEKWISTTGLRFVSFGGKVYAWNEVLFESLDLVAQRLRVLYSGLLAGELMREKLVPDHALALSGRTAAAVIRAPLSKEAAIRYLQRKDISIEAAQKGWQLATFKDHPLGWINVLPNRVNNYYPKELRILKEYPSQER; from the coding sequence GTGCAGTTACCATCAGCATTTATCACATCTCTGCGGGGACTTCCGGGTTTTGACGAAGCCGCTTTCCTGCAGGTGCATACGAGCGGCGAAAAGATCACTTCTGTCCGTATTAATCCTTCCAAAACGGATCATCTGCCAATTCATGTAAATAGTATTCCTGTGCCCTGGACCCGGTACGGATTTTATTTATCAGAGCGCCCCCCATTTACTTTTGACCCCCTGTTTCATGCCGGTTGTTATTATGTGCAGGAAGCCAGCAGTATGTTCCTGGAGCAGGCCCTGCTGCAGACAACTGATTGCAGTCAGCCATTAAAAGTGCTGGATCTTTGTGCCGCTCCTGGGGGAAAGACAACGCACCTGCAATCATTGCTCCATCCGGAAAGTTTGCTGGTCAGCAATGAAGTGATCCGCAGTCGTGCTGCGGTATTAAGGGACAATGTGATAAAATGGGGGGCGGAGAATATTGCCGTAACCAATAATGATCCGAAGGATTTTGAAGCGCTGCCCGGTTTTTTTGATGTGGTGGTGGTAGATGCTCCCTGCAGCGGCAGCGGCCTGTTCCGCAGGGATGAAGAAGCCATTGATGAATGGAGCGAAAATAATGTCGCACTCTGCAGTCAGCGCCAGCAGCGTATCCTGGCAGATGTTTTGCCGGCGCTAAAGGAAGACGGTATCCTGATCTACTCCACCTGTTCCTACTCGGAGGAAGAGGACGAAGTGTTGCTGAAATGGCTTACAGAAACGGCCGGACTGGAAGGGTTGGAACTGAAAACGGAAGAGACCTGGAATATTGTGCCGGCGCGATCCGGCAATGCTTTCGGATACCGGTTCTGGCCACACCTGCTGAAAGGAGAGGGTTTCTTTATCGGAGTATTCCGGAAAAAGAGTACGGCTGCCGCTTTGGGTAAATACCGCGCATCCACTAAGGCATTGCCTGCAAAAGAAACAGCGCCGCTGGAAAAATGGATCAGCACAACGGGGCTGCGGTTTGTTTCCTTTGGCGGAAAGGTCTATGCCTGGAACGAGGTGTTGTTCGAGTCGCTGGATCTGGTGGCACAAAGGCTGCGGGTGCTGTATTCCGGGCTGCTTGCGGGGGAGCTGATGCGGGAGAAACTGGTGCCGGACCATGCACTGGCATTAAGCGGGAGAACTGCTGCTGCAGTGATCCGTGCTCCCTTATCAAAAGAGGCCGCCATCCGTTACCTGCAGCGTAAGGATATTTCGATAGAAGCAGCGCAGAAAGGCTGGCAGCTGGCCACGTTTAAAGACCATCCGCTGGGCTGGATCAATGTGCTGCCGAACCGCGTGAACAACTATTATCCCAAGGAACTCCGGATATTAAAAGAATATCCTTCGCAGGAGCGCTAA
- a CDS encoding tetratricopeptide repeat protein gives MKKWFLLTAALWIGSGVNGQDTARIKTLMMEGVQLHERGQYADAIKKYEEVLAADPTNIVAQYEKTYSLMASKKYKEAIELSQAIIENKDAEPAMIGNAYSTWGSAVDEEGDHKKALKIYDAGIKKVPAYNMLNYNKAITYFRMNEAGKGVDELKQSLLKNPRHPASHFLLGRIMYHRRNKMAGMMPLLVYLLYDNKSKRAEEALTTVRSIVEAGVKQQDSAHYSIDIAPGALVKRSNKSAAADDDFSSMELFLGLNAAAAVSKTKEMLPADRFAYLLKQVIGNLAEQKGHTGFYGTFYMPFFTRLHQEALTESFAHHIFFPTGNVMNEVWVQDHQEQMKELQAWAMNYKWPVAAAAGKE, from the coding sequence ATGAAAAAATGGTTCTTACTGACAGCAGCACTCTGGATAGGGTCTGGTGTAAACGGTCAGGATACGGCACGGATAAAAACACTTATGATGGAGGGGGTGCAGCTGCATGAACGGGGCCAGTATGCCGATGCGATCAAAAAATACGAGGAAGTGCTTGCTGCCGACCCCACGAATATAGTAGCCCAGTACGAGAAGACCTATTCGCTGATGGCGTCAAAAAAATACAAAGAGGCGATTGAATTGAGCCAGGCTATTATTGAAAATAAAGACGCAGAGCCTGCTATGATCGGCAATGCCTACAGTACCTGGGGATCTGCAGTGGACGAAGAAGGCGATCATAAAAAGGCATTGAAAATTTATGATGCCGGAATAAAAAAAGTACCGGCCTATAATATGCTGAATTACAACAAGGCCATCACGTATTTCCGGATGAATGAAGCCGGGAAAGGGGTCGATGAGTTGAAGCAATCTTTATTAAAGAATCCGCGCCACCCGGCATCGCATTTTTTGCTGGGACGGATTATGTACCACCGCAGGAATAAGATGGCGGGCATGATGCCACTGCTGGTATACCTCCTGTATGACAACAAAAGTAAACGGGCAGAGGAAGCGCTGACAACCGTACGATCCATTGTGGAGGCTGGTGTAAAGCAACAGGATTCGGCACATTATTCCATTGATATTGCTCCCGGGGCTTTGGTAAAACGCAGCAATAAAAGTGCAGCAGCGGATGATGATTTCAGTTCGATGGAGCTGTTCCTGGGGCTAAATGCAGCTGCTGCCGTATCAAAAACAAAGGAAATGCTTCCGGCCGACCGTTTTGCCTATCTGCTGAAGCAGGTGATCGGGAACCTGGCAGAACAGAAGGGGCATACCGGTTTTTACGGAACATTTTATATGCCGTTTTTCACCAGGCTGCACCAGGAAGCACTTACGGAAAGTTTTGCCCACCATATCTTTTTTCCCACCGGGAATGTGATGAACGAAGTATGGGTGCAGGATCACCAGGAGCAAATGAAAGAGTTACAGGCCTGGGCGATGAACTATAAATGGCCCGTTGCTGCGGCAGCCGGGAAGGAGTGA
- a CDS encoding NAD(P) transhydrogenase subunit alpha, whose product MLEWIAANQQIIYIVVLMIFVGIEVIGHVPSVLHTPLMSGANAIHGVVIIGAIIVMGKAEPGNYLALILGFLAVVVGTLNVVGGFVVTDRMLEMFRKKKR is encoded by the coding sequence ATGTTGGAATGGATAGCAGCAAATCAGCAGATCATCTACATTGTAGTGCTGATGATCTTTGTGGGTATTGAGGTCATCGGGCATGTACCCAGCGTATTACATACCCCGTTGATGAGCGGCGCCAATGCCATTCATGGGGTGGTCATTATCGGAGCCATCATCGTCATGGGGAAGGCCGAACCCGGCAATTACCTGGCACTGATACTCGGCTTCCTGGCGGTTGTGGTAGGCACGCTCAATGTAGTAGGCGGCTTTGTGGTAACGGACCGGATGCTGGAGATGTTTAGGAAAAAGAAAAGGTAA
- the tpx gene encoding thiol peroxidase: protein MASITLKGNPVTTVGALPEKGSKLKDFTLVNSGLAEKKLSDYAGKKIVLNIFPSVDTGVCAASVRKFNEKAAALDNTVVLNISKDLPFALSRFCAAEGISNVETLSDFRGDFGDAYGVTFADSPMKGLLSRAVVVANADGDVVYTEQVPEITSEPDYEAALTALQ, encoded by the coding sequence ATGGCATCAATTACGTTAAAAGGGAATCCGGTTACCACTGTTGGAGCATTACCTGAAAAAGGAAGCAAGCTGAAAGATTTTACACTGGTCAACTCCGGGCTGGCAGAGAAAAAGCTGTCGGACTATGCCGGTAAAAAGATCGTACTGAATATTTTTCCCAGCGTTGATACCGGTGTTTGCGCGGCATCCGTGAGAAAATTCAATGAAAAGGCCGCGGCCCTGGACAATACAGTAGTACTGAACATTTCCAAGGACCTGCCGTTTGCACTCAGCCGCTTCTGCGCCGCAGAAGGCATCAGCAATGTAGAAACCCTTTCCGATTTCAGGGGTGATTTCGGCGATGCCTACGGGGTCACTTTTGCCGATTCACCGATGAAAGGCCTGCTGAGCCGTGCCGTTGTAGTGGCCAATGCCGACGGCGATGTGGTTTATACGGAACAGGTTCCCGAGATCACTTCAGAACCCGACTATGAGGCAGCACTGACCGCATTACAATAG
- a CDS encoding NAD(P)(+) transhydrogenase (Re/Si-specific) subunit beta: protein MNLLTFCYLISSITFIIGLKLLSGPATARRGNLIAAAGMLLAILGTVFLYQDERGTRLGNYGWIFGGIFIGAVIGTLAAKKVKMTAMPEMVSMFNGMGGLCAALISIVEFDYLGELHHTIRDTYYGSTALPAFTGHLVIILLGLIIGSVSFSGSVVAWGKLNGTIKDRSFKGQHIVNLLVLLVILLASVFLVVRFDASASWIFYGVLALALVYGLLFVLPIGGADMPVVISLLNSFTGVAAACGGFLYNNKVMLTGGILVGAAGTLLTILMCRAMNRSLLNVLVGSFGGGTAAAAGNKAQGAVKEISLTDAAVVMGYAQKVVIVPGYGLAVAQAQHTCHELEKLLESRGVEVQYAIHPVAGRMPGHMNVLLAEADVPYEKLLEMEQANEVFPHADVVLVLGANDVVNPAAKTDPASPIYGMPVLEVELAKMVIVNKRSMKPGYAGIENELFFSPKTSMLFGDAKKVLQELAAALKNI from the coding sequence ATGAATCTGCTTACGTTTTGTTACCTGATCTCCTCCATCACCTTCATCATCGGACTGAAGTTATTGTCTGGCCCGGCTACTGCGCGTAGAGGGAACCTTATTGCAGCGGCGGGCATGCTGCTGGCCATTCTGGGAACGGTTTTTTTATACCAGGATGAACGAGGAACACGGCTGGGTAATTACGGCTGGATCTTTGGCGGCATCTTTATCGGTGCGGTCATCGGCACGCTTGCTGCAAAAAAAGTAAAGATGACGGCCATGCCGGAAATGGTGAGCATGTTCAATGGCATGGGCGGACTCTGCGCGGCGCTGATATCGATCGTGGAATTTGATTACCTGGGGGAATTGCATCATACCATCAGGGATACCTATTACGGAAGCACAGCGCTTCCCGCATTTACCGGCCACCTGGTGATCATTCTGCTGGGGTTGATCATCGGATCGGTCTCTTTTTCCGGCAGTGTCGTGGCCTGGGGAAAGCTGAACGGGACAATCAAAGACCGTTCTTTTAAAGGACAGCATATCGTAAACCTTCTTGTATTGCTGGTCATCCTGCTGGCTTCCGTTTTTCTGGTCGTCCGGTTTGATGCTTCCGCAAGCTGGATCTTTTACGGGGTCCTTGCACTGGCACTGGTATACGGACTGCTGTTTGTGCTGCCCATCGGTGGCGCCGACATGCCCGTGGTCATCTCCCTGCTCAATTCTTTTACCGGTGTAGCGGCCGCCTGCGGCGGATTTTTATATAATAATAAAGTGATGCTGACCGGCGGGATCCTGGTAGGTGCAGCCGGAACCCTGCTTACGATCCTGATGTGCAGGGCTATGAACCGTTCCTTACTCAATGTACTGGTGGGATCTTTTGGCGGCGGTACCGCTGCTGCTGCCGGTAACAAAGCCCAGGGAGCCGTAAAGGAGATCAGTCTTACGGATGCTGCGGTCGTAATGGGCTATGCCCAGAAAGTAGTGATCGTGCCGGGATACGGACTGGCCGTAGCACAGGCGCAGCATACCTGCCATGAGCTGGAAAAACTGCTGGAGAGCAGGGGTGTGGAAGTACAATATGCCATTCACCCGGTGGCAGGCCGCATGCCGGGACATATGAATGTGTTGCTGGCCGAAGCAGATGTGCCCTATGAGAAACTGCTGGAAATGGAACAGGCAAATGAGGTCTTTCCTCATGCGGATGTGGTACTGGTACTTGGCGCCAATGATGTGGTGAACCCGGCTGCAAAAACGGATCCGGCTTCTCCCATCTATGGCATGCCGGTGCTGGAAGTGGAGCTGGCAAAAATGGTGATCGTCAATAAGCGGAGCATGAAACCTGGCTATGCGGGCATTGAGAATGAATTGTTCTTTAGCCCGAAGACCTCCATGCTGTTCGGCGATGCCAAAAAAGTACTGCAGGAGCTGGCGGCGGCGCTTAAGAATATTTAA
- a CDS encoding NAD(P) transhydrogenase subunit alpha, giving the protein MIIGVLQEPSFETRVSLNADAVAALVKKNHTVYVEPGAGTKALCSDADYEKAGAGIVPRAEVEKNALVLLSIHLPGFLSSEMAAKTMIGVYQPLSNPELMQEYAAKGSTLFSLDMLPRTTRAQTMDVLSSQANIAGYKAVLLAAGMYARYFPMFMTAAGSIAPAKVLILGAGVAGLQAIATARRLGAVVEVFDTRPAVKEEVLSLGAKFVEVEGAADASTSGGYAVEQSEAYRQQQQQRIAESVARADIIITTAQIPGKKAPLLITESMLQAMRPGSVIVDLAAATGGNTPFTKDNETMVLNGISIVGNSNLAATMPADASKLYGRNVSNFLELLINKEGELELNSEDELVRGACITHNGAVVHERIRSLLDK; this is encoded by the coding sequence ATGATCATTGGCGTTTTACAGGAACCTTCTTTTGAAACCAGAGTGTCCCTTAATGCAGATGCAGTAGCTGCACTCGTAAAAAAGAACCATACGGTTTATGTGGAGCCGGGTGCCGGAACAAAAGCTCTTTGCAGCGATGCAGACTATGAAAAAGCCGGTGCCGGGATTGTACCGCGTGCCGAAGTAGAGAAGAACGCCCTGGTACTGTTATCCATTCATTTGCCGGGATTCCTTTCCTCCGAAATGGCAGCAAAAACGATGATCGGTGTGTACCAGCCGTTATCCAATCCGGAATTGATGCAGGAGTACGCAGCAAAAGGCAGTACACTTTTTTCACTGGATATGCTGCCCCGTACCACCCGGGCACAAACCATGGATGTATTGAGCTCCCAGGCGAATATCGCCGGTTATAAAGCCGTTTTACTGGCAGCAGGTATGTACGCCCGCTATTTCCCGATGTTCATGACCGCAGCAGGGAGTATTGCACCGGCAAAAGTGCTGATCCTCGGAGCAGGAGTGGCCGGTTTGCAGGCCATAGCTACCGCACGCCGTCTGGGGGCAGTAGTGGAAGTGTTTGACACCCGCCCCGCGGTTAAAGAAGAAGTACTGAGCCTTGGGGCAAAGTTTGTGGAGGTGGAGGGCGCTGCAGATGCGAGTACTTCCGGCGGTTATGCGGTGGAGCAGTCGGAAGCCTACCGGCAGCAGCAGCAGCAACGTATTGCAGAGAGTGTGGCCAGGGCGGATATTATCATCACCACAGCACAGATACCCGGCAAAAAAGCTCCCCTGCTGATCACCGAAAGCATGCTGCAGGCGATGCGCCCCGGATCCGTAATCGTGGACCTGGCAGCTGCAACGGGTGGTAATACGCCGTTTACAAAAGACAACGAAACAATGGTGCTCAACGGGATCTCTATTGTTGGAAATTCAAACCTGGCGGCCACCATGCCGGCAGATGCCAGTAAGCTCTACGGCAGGAATGTGAGTAATTTCCTGGAACTCCTCATTAATAAGGAAGGGGAACTGGAGCTAAATAGCGAAGATGAATTGGTCAGAGGGGCCTGTATCACGCATAACGGAGCCGTGGTGCATGAACGTATCCGCTCCCTGCTGGACAAATAA
- a CDS encoding Rrf2 family transcriptional regulator translates to MINGRFATVIHILTLLGREKEEAASSYIAGSININPVLVRKEISMLREAGLVLTQEGKNGGSRLAVPPSKIRLSDLYKIVYNEGLFAHSKNLPNQHCAVGKRISTIMDDLNQEAEQALLKRFHSITIKDLLDQV, encoded by the coding sequence ATGATCAACGGACGTTTTGCAACAGTAATCCATATATTGACCTTGCTGGGGCGGGAAAAGGAAGAAGCAGCTTCTTCTTATATTGCCGGCAGCATCAACATAAATCCGGTACTGGTGCGCAAGGAGATCAGCATGTTGCGGGAAGCAGGACTGGTACTTACACAGGAAGGGAAGAACGGAGGGAGCCGTCTTGCGGTACCTCCGTCGAAGATCCGTCTTTCCGATCTTTATAAAATCGTTTATAACGAAGGGCTGTTTGCGCATTCCAAGAACCTGCCCAATCAGCATTGCGCGGTGGGCAAACGCATCAGCACAATTATGGACGACCTGAATCAGGAAGCAGAACAGGCACTGCTGAAACGGTTTCATTCCATTACAATTAAAGACCTGCTGGACCAGGTATAA
- a CDS encoding thymidylate synthase — translation MQQYLDLLQHILNEGVEKTDRTGTGTISTFGYQMRFDLQQGFPMVTTKKLHLKSIIYELLWFLKGDTNTGYLKEHGVRIWDEWADENGDLGPVYGKQWRSWEGKDGKVVDQITDLIQQIKKNPDSRRLIISAWNVGELSEMALMPCHTLFQFYVAAPKTADGMPGKPRLSCQLYQRSADVFLGVPFNIASYALLTLMIAQVCGLEPGEFIHSFGDVHIYSNHLEQVKLQLSRTPYSLPQMKINPEVKSIFDFNYGDFELVNYQAHPGIKGVVAV, via the coding sequence ATGCAGCAGTATTTAGATTTGTTACAACATATTCTGAATGAGGGGGTTGAAAAGACCGACCGCACAGGTACGGGCACCATTTCCACATTCGGGTACCAGATGCGTTTTGATCTTCAGCAAGGGTTTCCCATGGTCACTACAAAGAAACTGCACCTGAAAAGCATTATCTATGAATTGCTCTGGTTCCTGAAGGGCGATACCAATACTGGTTATCTGAAGGAGCACGGGGTACGTATCTGGGATGAATGGGCCGATGAAAACGGAGACCTGGGTCCTGTTTATGGAAAGCAGTGGAGAAGCTGGGAAGGAAAGGACGGTAAAGTGGTGGATCAGATCACAGACCTTATTCAGCAGATCAAAAAGAACCCGGACAGCCGCCGTCTGATCATCAGTGCCTGGAATGTAGGTGAACTCTCGGAAATGGCGCTGATGCCCTGTCATACCTTGTTCCAGTTTTATGTGGCGGCACCGAAAACAGCTGACGGAATGCCTGGAAAGCCCCGCCTCAGTTGCCAGCTTTACCAACGGTCGGCAGACGTGTTCCTGGGCGTGCCCTTCAATATTGCCTCCTACGCCTTGCTGACGCTCATGATCGCCCAGGTATGCGGCCTGGAGCCGGGAGAATTCATACACAGCTTTGGGGATGTACATATCTACAGCAATCACCTGGAGCAGGTAAAGCTGCAATTATCCCGCACGCCCTATTCTTTGCCGCAAATGAAGATCAACCCGGAGGTGAAAAGTATCTTTGATTTTAATTACGGTGATTTTGAACTGGTAAACTATCAGGCACATCCCGGTATCAAAGGTGTGGTGGCGGTTTAA
- a CDS encoding dihydrofolate reductase has product MIISLVAAASNNNVIGKDNKLLWSLPNDMKHFKNVTWGMPVVMGRKTFESFKQPLAGRKNIVLSNNKNLKIDNAIVARSLKDVELLVKEMDVKELMVIGGGEIYKLYLPKANRIYLTRVDTALEGDAFFPVFDQNAWTLKSKQEYKADDKHLFDYTFELWER; this is encoded by the coding sequence ATGATTATATCACTGGTAGCCGCCGCATCCAATAATAATGTCATCGGTAAGGATAACAAATTACTGTGGTCCCTGCCCAATGATATGAAGCATTTTAAAAATGTAACCTGGGGGATGCCGGTTGTAATGGGACGTAAGACCTTTGAATCTTTTAAGCAGCCACTGGCCGGCAGAAAGAATATCGTCCTGAGCAATAACAAAAACCTGAAGATCGATAACGCCATTGTTGCCCGCAGCCTGAAGGATGTGGAACTGCTGGTAAAGGAAATGGATGTCAAGGAACTGATGGTCATAGGAGGGGGGGAGATCTACAAACTTTATCTTCCAAAGGCCAACCGCATTTACCTTACCCGTGTGGACACCGCTCTTGAAGGAGATGCTTTTTTCCCGGTATTTGATCAGAACGCCTGGACCCTGAAAAGCAAGCAGGAGTATAAAGCGGATGATAAACACCTGTTTGATTATACATTTGAGCTCTGGGAGCGATAA
- a CDS encoding TMEM175 family protein has protein sequence MTKSRLEAFSDGVLAIIITIMVLELRPPEEDYTLKSLLALLPTFLSYVLSFIYVGIYWNNHHHMFHLVDKINGAVLWKNLNLLFWLSLFPFTTAWMDHHYMQPLPVAIYGIVLAMAAVAYLILQKELIKAGGPDCKLARAVGTDSKGKISGILYIAGIGSSFVSTWVGIALYTIVAIIWFIPDKRIEKIYRNEED, from the coding sequence ATGACCAAGTCAAGACTCGAAGCCTTCAGCGATGGTGTGCTCGCCATCATCATTACCATTATGGTGCTGGAACTGCGTCCGCCGGAAGAGGACTATACACTGAAGTCGCTGCTGGCATTGCTTCCTACTTTCCTGAGCTATGTATTGAGCTTTATTTATGTGGGTATTTACTGGAACAATCACCACCATATGTTTCACCTGGTGGATAAGATAAACGGAGCCGTTCTCTGGAAGAACCTGAACCTCCTGTTCTGGCTATCGCTCTTTCCTTTTACCACTGCGTGGATGGATCATCACTATATGCAGCCGCTGCCCGTGGCAATATATGGTATAGTGCTGGCCATGGCAGCCGTGGCCTATTTGATCCTGCAGAAGGAACTGATAAAAGCCGGCGGACCGGATTGCAAACTGGCCCGGGCTGTAGGGACTGATTCCAAGGGGAAAATATCCGGCATCCTCTATATTGCGGGGATCGGTTCTTCTTTTGTTTCCACCTGGGTGGGGATCGCGCTGTATACGATCGTGGCGATCATCTGGTTCATTCCTGATAAACGGATCGAAAAAATATACCGCAATGAGGAAGATTAG
- a CDS encoding DUF6526 family protein: MADQHFKNHVRYYPPHHFIFYPVLLILEAGAVYNIFNDPALKTVWVFIALLILLTGWLSYMLRQHYALTLQNRIVVLEMRHRYFVLTGQSFDALERQLSFSQIAALRFAPDEELQALIKRTLEEKLASRAIKQQIKNWKADTMRV, from the coding sequence ATGGCCGACCAGCATTTCAAAAATCACGTCCGTTACTACCCACCTCATCACTTTATTTTTTATCCCGTTTTACTGATCCTGGAAGCGGGCGCGGTTTATAATATCTTCAATGATCCTGCGCTGAAAACGGTATGGGTCTTTATTGCCCTGCTGATCCTGCTGACCGGCTGGCTTTCCTATATGCTGCGCCAGCATTATGCGCTTACGCTTCAGAACCGTATTGTGGTACTGGAAATGCGGCACCGGTATTTTGTGCTGACCGGCCAATCATTTGACGCGCTGGAGCGGCAACTGTCCTTTTCACAGATCGCGGCACTGCGGTTTGCCCCGGATGAAGAACTACAGGCGCTGATTAAAAGAACACTGGAAGAAAAACTAGCTTCCCGCGCCATCAAACAACAGATCAAAAACTGGAAAGCAGATACGATGCGGGTATAA
- a CDS encoding four helix bundle protein, producing the protein MSENKVYDLENRTEKFSLAVRNFCLKLKADLFNRVYIQQVLRSAGSVAANYIEANDNLGDKDLKHKIRICKKESKETKLWMKHLLIYDQIELENERQALIRESDELMRIFAAILRKLNS; encoded by the coding sequence ATGTCTGAGAATAAAGTTTATGACCTGGAAAACAGAACTGAGAAGTTTTCACTCGCGGTCAGGAACTTTTGTTTGAAGCTAAAGGCAGATTTATTTAACAGGGTTTATATACAACAGGTATTGCGTTCCGCAGGTTCTGTGGCCGCCAATTATATTGAAGCTAATGATAATTTGGGCGATAAGGACCTGAAACATAAAATCAGGATCTGTAAAAAGGAATCGAAAGAAACAAAACTCTGGATGAAACATCTTTTAATTTATGATCAAATTGAATTGGAAAACGAGCGACAGGCGTTGATCCGGGAAAGTGATGAGCTGATGAGGATTTTTGCTGCTATTTTACGGAAGCTTAATAGCTAA
- a CDS encoding NAD(P)-dependent oxidoreductase, producing MKIAIIGATGFVGSAVVKEALKRGHVVTALARNTSGIAGADRLTLKNVDVTDETALAEAVKGNDVVISAFNAGWGNPNLYADFLAGSRHIEAAVEKAGVKRLIVVGGAGSLFIDGKQLVDGPDFPQEYKAGATAARDYLDIIRANQQLDWTFFSPAIEMHPGIDAGRTGKYRLGTEAPVFDDKGRSTLSVEDLAVVLVDEAEKAAHIGKRFTAAY from the coding sequence ATGAAAATTGCAATTATCGGAGCTACCGGTTTTGTAGGCAGCGCTGTAGTAAAGGAAGCACTTAAAAGAGGACATGTGGTCACGGCTCTTGCCCGGAATACATCCGGGATCGCCGGCGCAGACCGGCTGACGCTTAAAAATGTGGATGTAACGGATGAAACAGCGCTAGCTGAGGCTGTAAAAGGGAATGATGTGGTGATCAGCGCCTTCAATGCCGGATGGGGCAACCCCAATCTTTATGCGGATTTCCTGGCCGGTTCCCGGCATATCGAAGCTGCTGTGGAAAAAGCAGGTGTTAAACGCCTGATCGTTGTAGGCGGTGCGGGAAGCCTGTTTATTGATGGAAAGCAGCTGGTGGACGGACCCGATTTCCCGCAGGAATACAAAGCCGGCGCCACTGCTGCCAGGGATTATCTGGACATTATCCGGGCCAACCAGCAACTGGATTGGACCTTCTTTAGTCCGGCCATTGAAATGCACCCGGGGATTGATGCCGGGCGTACGGGTAAATACCGCCTGGGTACCGAGGCACCTGTTTTTGATGACAAAGGACGGAGCACTTTATCAGTAGAAGATCTTGCAGTGGTACTGGTGGATGAGGCTGAAAAAGCGGCACACATCGGCAAGCGGTTTACAGCAGCGTATTAA